GAGAAGTTACGGGGGGCGTTCACGGCGGTAACAGACTCGGAGGCACTGCGGTGTCAGATTTTGTTGTGTTCGGGAGAATCGCCGGGCAGGAAGCCGCGAAATTCTAGCGCAGATTCATTTTCACATGGCCGGGTCTCTTTCGGGGGACTCGGTTTTTGTTTGCTGATATAATCTCGGCAATTCCAAAATCAAACGAGGGGGAAAAATTTAATGCCTCTGCACATAATCACAGAAGCCGAACGCTGTCTACAGTGCAAAAATCCCATGTGCCAGAAAGGATGCCCTGTTCACACTCCGATCCCGCAGGTGATACTGCTATTCAGGGAACACAAACTCATGGAGGCCGGAGAAATTCTTTTCCGCAACAATCCTCTGTCGCTCGTCTGCTCTATGGTCTGCAACCACGCAAATCAGTGCGCCGGAAACTGTATCAGGGGACGAAAGGACAGCCCCGTTCATTTCTCCAGCATTGAGACGTATATCTCCGACATGTATTTAGACCGTATGCCCGTCTCGGCACCGTCAGCGCAAAACGGGAAGCATGTCGCCGTAATCGGTGCAGGCCCGGCGGGGATTACTGTAGCTGTGATTCTCGCGCATGAGGGATACAGGGTAACAATTTTCGAGTGGAAAAGCAAAATCGGCGGCGTAATGCAGTATGGGATTCCTGAGTTCAGATTGCAGAAATCCATTCTTGACCGCTACGAGTCCCGGCTTGAAGAAATGGGAATACAAATCAGGCTGAATGCGACAATCGGAAGTATATTGATGATTGATGACTTGTTTCGCGACGGCTACGACTCTGTTTTTGTCGGGACAGGGGCGGAAAGGCCGCGAACGTTAGGGATTAGGGGCGAGAGTCTCGGAAATGTTCACTTTGCGATGAATTACCTTGCCAACCCTAAAGCCCATCACCTTGGGGATCATGTCGCTGTTATTGGCGTGGGTAATGCGGCAATGGACGTAGCCCGCACAGCCCTGCGGAACGGCACGAAATCCGTAACACTCTACGCAATGGGAAAAGAGATAGCGGCAAGCTCAAGCGAGGTGGCATACGCAGAACTTGACGGAGCAGAAATTGAGACGGGAATGCAGGTTCAGGAGATCACAGAAAGAGGGCCGGTCTTCTGCCGGACGATTTACGGCGAAAATGATGAGATTATCGGCCATGAGGATGAGCGGATTCAGGTTGACGCGGACTCGACTATCATCTCAATCAGCCAGATACCCCGCGGGAAATTGGTACGCACAACAAGCGGACTCACTGCCGCAGAAAATGGACTCTTGATTGTTGACGAGAATTATATGACGACAAGGGAAGGAGTTTTTGCGGCGGGCGATGTTGTTACTGGGGCAAAGACTGTAGTACATGCTGTTGAAGGCGCAAAGAAGGCAGCTGAGTCGATGATGAAATACATGAACGGCGAACTGAAGCAGAAGAGTGATACTACGTCAGAACAGTAACAGGACTCCCGGTCTGAAACATGGCCGGGAAATTTTTTCATTGACACAGCGGAATCATTTTGCATATAATCCCGGAAGCTCTATATCCCAATGAAAGAAGTGATATTTTATGCTGACATACAGAATTACTACAGGCAATATTACGCATGAAAGTCTGCGTGTTTTATGTTATAGGGGAGGGTAAAAACCTCAGAAAACGCAGCCCTCTCACGAAGGGAGGTGATTAGCGTGAAAGCATTAATCCTCGCGGCGGGACTCGGAACAAGACTGCGCCCAATCACAGACACCCGCCCAAAATGTATGGCAGAAGTGAACGGTATCAAGATTATTGACCGTCAGCTCTCAAACCTTCAGGCAAACGGACTCAGCGACATATACATGATTTCCGGCTACAAGTCAGAAATTCTTTCAGCACACATCAATGACAGATGGCCTTCTGTCCGCGTAATCACTAACAGAGACTATGACCGCACAAATAATATGTACTCGCTTTTCCTCGCACGTGAATTTCTTGACGGAAGCAATTTCCTTCTCATGAATGGAGATGTTTATTTTGACGCGGGAATAACAGCCGGGCTTCTCTCCTGCGGCCATGAAGACGCAATAGCCTGCGACAAATCACAGTACCTAGAAGAGTCCATGAAGGTTATTTACGACGGCAGGAAAATAACCCACATCAGCAAGACAATCACCCCGGAGGAATATTACGCGGTTTCGATTGATGTCTACAAGATTTCGGCGCGTACATCATCATTGCTTTTCAGGAAAGCGGAAGAAACAATAAAGGTCCGCGGCGATGTAAATTCATGGACGGAGAAAGCTCTTGATGAAATTTTCCCGGACTCAGACTTTCAGCCGTATGTGATTCATGATAGATGGTACGAAATCGACAGCCTTCAGGATTTGGAGAAAGCCTCAGAGATTTTCAGGGGGGACTCGCTGTGAAAAGCCTGAAGGAAATAAAGCTGTTCATGCTCGACATGGACGGGACAATCTACCATGAGGACGAATTAATCCCCGGTGCGCTTGAATTTTTCGGACTCCTCAATGAGCACGGCATTCCCTATGTATTCATGACGAACAACTCATCACGGAGCAAAGCCGATTACGTCAGCAAACTAAACAGGCTCGGAATCAAAGCGGGCGTGAAGAACATAACATCATCGGCGGACGCTCTCATACGCTATCTCAGACGGCAGGGAGAAGGGCGGAATATTTACCTTGCAGGCACGGAGTCATTGAGGCGCGAGCTTTCCGGGGCGGGCTTCAGGATAATGCCGGAAGATTACCGGGGAAGCGATATAGATTTCGCGGTTCTTGGGTTCGACACGGAGCTTACTTACGGGAAAATTGCGGGGCTTTGCTACTATGTCAGCCGCGGTTATCCGTATGTTGCAACAAACTGCGATCTGAAATGCCCGGTCCGTGAGGGGAAATTCATTCCTGACTGCGGGGCCATCGCCGAAATGATAAGCCACGCCGCCGGAAGAATGCCCGTCTTTGTCGGAAAGCCTGACCGCGAAATGATTGACTCAGTCTCAGCAGAATGGAATATCCCAAACGAGTATATAGCCTGCATAGGCGACAGGTTATACACGGACATTGCAGCCGCTGTAAATGCCGGGGCGGTGTCGGTATGCGTTCTTACGGGCGAGGCTGACAGGGAAGAAATTTCTGCCTCAGAGATAAAGCCGGATTACTGTTTCGGGTCAATCATGAATGTTTATGAGGAGATACGCTGATGTTCTACGATGAGTTCAAAGCACCCGCGCTGATAAAAACAGGAAGCGGCATTCTCGGAAACATTGACGGCATTCTCAGGCACAGGCATTTATATTTCCCGGACAAGATTCTTATCACGCAGGAATATTTGTACGACATGTACAGGAAAACGCTTGATGAGAACTCTTTTACCCGCAAAATTTTCGTGCAGGGCGGAATAATTGACGAGGCCGACTCAGTCATAGAGCAGATAAAGGGCAGGGACGCTGTTATTCTCGCGTTCGGAGGGGGGAGCGTTCTCGACATCGTGAAATACTGCGCGTCAAAATGCGACATGCCGTATATCACCCTGCCTTCTGCGCTGTCAAATGACGCTGTATATTCATGCGTTGCCCGGCTCACTGCTGACGGGAAAAAAAGAAGCTACGCCGTTCAGCCTCCCATGGGAATAATTGTAGACTTGGACATAATCAGGAAGTCCCCGCTGAAACTGATATATGCCGGAGTCGGTGATCTTGTGTCAAATCTTTCCGCGCTTGACGACTGGCTACTCTCACACAAAGACACAGGCGAGGACATCAACGAGCTTGCGTTCATGCTGT
This genomic stretch from Synergistaceae bacterium harbors:
- a CDS encoding NAD(P)-dependent oxidoreductase, with product MPLHIITEAERCLQCKNPMCQKGCPVHTPIPQVILLFREHKLMEAGEILFRNNPLSLVCSMVCNHANQCAGNCIRGRKDSPVHFSSIETYISDMYLDRMPVSAPSAQNGKHVAVIGAGPAGITVAVILAHEGYRVTIFEWKSKIGGVMQYGIPEFRLQKSILDRYESRLEEMGIQIRLNATIGSILMIDDLFRDGYDSVFVGTGAERPRTLGIRGESLGNVHFAMNYLANPKAHHLGDHVAVIGVGNAAMDVARTALRNGTKSVTLYAMGKEIAASSSEVAYAELDGAEIETGMQVQEITERGPVFCRTIYGENDEIIGHEDERIQVDADSTIISISQIPRGKLVRTTSGLTAAENGLLIVDENYMTTREGVFAAGDVVTGAKTVVHAVEGAKKAAESMMKYMNGELKQKSDTTSEQ
- a CDS encoding phosphocholine cytidylyltransferase family protein; protein product: MKALILAAGLGTRLRPITDTRPKCMAEVNGIKIIDRQLSNLQANGLSDIYMISGYKSEILSAHINDRWPSVRVITNRDYDRTNNMYSLFLAREFLDGSNFLLMNGDVYFDAGITAGLLSCGHEDAIACDKSQYLEESMKVIYDGRKITHISKTITPEEYYAVSIDVYKISARTSSLLFRKAEETIKVRGDVNSWTEKALDEIFPDSDFQPYVIHDRWYEIDSLQDLEKASEIFRGDSL
- a CDS encoding HAD-IIA family hydrolase, producing MKSLKEIKLFMLDMDGTIYHEDELIPGALEFFGLLNEHGIPYVFMTNNSSRSKADYVSKLNRLGIKAGVKNITSSADALIRYLRRQGEGRNIYLAGTESLRRELSGAGFRIMPEDYRGSDIDFAVLGFDTELTYGKIAGLCYYVSRGYPYVATNCDLKCPVREGKFIPDCGAIAEMISHAAGRMPVFVGKPDREMIDSVSAEWNIPNEYIACIGDRLYTDIAAAVNAGAVSVCVLTGEADREEISASEIKPDYCFGSIMNVYEEIR
- a CDS encoding iron-containing alcohol dehydrogenase gives rise to the protein MFYDEFKAPALIKTGSGILGNIDGILRHRHLYFPDKILITQEYLYDMYRKTLDENSFTRKIFVQGGIIDEADSVIEQIKGRDAVILAFGGGSVLDIVKYCASKCDMPYITLPSALSNDAVYSCVARLTADGKKRSYAVQPPMGIIVDLDIIRKSPLKLIYAGVGDLVSNLSALDDWLLSHKDTGEDINELAFMLSKEAVMPMLGYKSDDIMSGDFLMDLADGLITSGLAMIICGSTRPNSGAEHLISHAIDEHFPERSSIHGLQVAWAHMIIERNYRENPKQYETLSRFFRDLGMNRILDECISWSEDEFSGLIPYALKIRNRYTVFNTL